A part of Laspinema palackyanum D2c genomic DNA contains:
- a CDS encoding carbon-nitrogen hydrolase family protein, whose product MKSYLAAAIQMTSVPDLAKNLAQAEELIDLAVRRGVELIGLPENFSFLGEESDKVHQAEAIAVESEKFIKTMAQRYQVTILGGGFPVPVNHTQVYNTAILVEPNGQEVARYQKVHLFDVNVPDGNTYQESSTVKAGELLPPIYQSEKLGTLGLSVCYDVRFPELYRHLSYKGAEVLFIPAAFTAYTGKDHWQILLQARAIENTCYAIAPAQTGRHYGMRHSHGHALIIDPWGAILADAGDQPGVAIAEISPSRLEQVRRQMPSLQHRVFI is encoded by the coding sequence ATGAAATCTTACCTAGCTGCCGCGATTCAAATGACCAGCGTGCCGGACCTTGCCAAAAACTTGGCTCAGGCAGAAGAACTGATCGATCTGGCTGTGCGCCGGGGTGTCGAGTTGATTGGGTTACCAGAGAATTTTTCGTTTTTAGGAGAGGAATCCGACAAGGTTCACCAAGCTGAAGCGATCGCCGTTGAAAGCGAAAAATTTATCAAAACAATGGCCCAGCGGTATCAGGTAACCATCCTCGGGGGTGGCTTTCCGGTGCCGGTGAATCATACTCAAGTTTATAACACCGCCATCTTGGTAGAACCCAATGGACAGGAAGTGGCACGGTATCAAAAAGTCCATCTATTTGATGTCAACGTTCCCGATGGGAACACCTACCAAGAATCCAGTACGGTTAAAGCCGGAGAACTCCTCCCCCCGATTTATCAGTCGGAGAAACTCGGCACTCTAGGATTATCCGTCTGCTATGACGTCCGCTTCCCGGAACTGTATCGCCATCTTTCTTATAAAGGGGCAGAAGTTTTATTTATCCCTGCTGCCTTTACTGCTTATACCGGCAAAGATCATTGGCAAATATTGCTGCAAGCGCGGGCAATTGAAAATACCTGTTATGCGATCGCCCCAGCACAAACCGGGCGGCACTATGGCATGAGACATTCCCACGGTCATGCCCTAATTATCGACCCCTGGGGGGCGATTTTAGCCGATGCTGGAGACCAACCCGGAGTGGCGATCGCCGAAATCAGCCCCTCCCGCCTCGAACAAGTCCGTCGGCAAATGCCCTCGTTGCAACACCGAGTATTTATTTAA